From the genome of Campylobacter concisus, one region includes:
- a CDS encoding glycosyltransferase, with product MRILFVTSTLRSGGAERVCAVIASRFSLDHDVSLVKFDKDEPFYELASGVKLINLGIGADELGLVGNLKKRVLKALALRALIREGKFDAVISFLDAVNTLVLFSSAGLKTPIIISEHTNYLAPKRAIFKVLRRISYPFANALSVLSDEDLGYYSKFCKNVMKIYNPLFEEVRSESFAKENLIIFVGRLNKIKNCEMFVRVAASLKQCGYKFAVAGDGGKRANLENLAKNLDANIEFLGNVSDIASLYKRAKVLLSCSNFEGLGNTLIEAINYDCVRVATRTSGAKELIKDGFDGLLCEINDADQMSKKLANLLQDEAKMGEFVKNARARLDEFSVEQIYKKWLELLRLGGVK from the coding sequence ATGAGAATATTATTTGTCACATCAACGCTTAGAAGTGGTGGTGCGGAGCGAGTTTGTGCGGTGATCGCATCAAGATTTAGCTTGGATCACGATGTAAGCCTTGTTAAATTTGACAAGGATGAGCCATTTTACGAGCTAGCAAGCGGCGTGAAGCTCATAAATTTAGGCATTGGGGCTGATGAGCTTGGCTTGGTTGGAAATTTAAAAAAGAGAGTTTTGAAAGCGCTTGCCTTAAGGGCGCTCATAAGAGAGGGCAAATTTGACGCTGTGATATCCTTTTTAGACGCCGTAAATACCTTGGTGCTCTTTAGCTCAGCTGGACTAAAAACGCCTATTATCATAAGTGAGCATACAAACTATCTTGCGCCAAAAAGAGCCATTTTTAAGGTGCTAAGACGCATAAGCTACCCATTTGCAAACGCACTTAGCGTATTAAGCGACGAGGATCTTGGCTACTACTCTAAATTTTGCAAAAATGTGATGAAAATTTACAACCCACTCTTTGAAGAGGTGCGCAGTGAGAGTTTTGCCAAAGAAAATTTAATCATCTTTGTTGGCAGGCTAAATAAGATAAAAAACTGCGAAATGTTTGTAAGAGTGGCTGCAAGCTTAAAGCAATGTGGCTATAAATTTGCTGTCGCTGGAGATGGTGGTAAGAGAGCAAATTTAGAAAATTTAGCTAAAAATTTGGACGCTAATATCGAATTCTTAGGCAACGTTAGCGACATCGCCTCACTTTATAAAAGAGCAAAGGTGCTGCTTTCTTGCTCAAATTTCGAGGGTCTTGGAAACACCTTGATAGAGGCGATAAACTATGACTGCGTGCGGGTTGCGACAAGAACTAGCGGGGCAAAAGAGCTTATAAAAGATGGCTTTGATGGTTTGCTTTGCGAGATAAATGACGCTGATCAGATGAGCAAAAAGCTTGCAAATTTGCTGCAAGATGAGGCAAAAATGGGCGAATTTGTCAAAAACGCAAGAGCTAGACTTGATGAGTTTAGCGTGGAGCAAATTTATAAAAAATGGCTGGAGCTTTTAAGACTTGGAGGTGTGAAGTGA
- a CDS encoding glycosyltransferase family 2 protein, with translation MSEPLISIVTATYKRPELLKKAIRSALAQSYKNLEIVVTDDGDDESASEICKSFNDARIKFVKNSAHKKSPNGNKNNGFDNATGEFVCLLDDDDELLPEAIAECYEILKSGEYSCVFADAICEKDGVMTEVMAGRSPYNKSGAMSKVDYHCGRINGEYFKLFSREFIDDFRFDESSFGGENELYIRFFKKNVFYLKKPLYIYRISRSDSATLNASKHALSVANAYIKTANLHYDIAIKNEPKFLAMQYKNAAYYAKIAGKYGLMLRCIFKSLSIKFSKEAFIFLLLCPLPSGILPALSKLRVKIKQRFGV, from the coding sequence ATGAGCGAGCCATTAATCAGCATCGTAACCGCGACTTATAAGCGTCCAGAGCTTTTAAAAAAGGCCATAAGAAGCGCTCTAGCTCAAAGCTATAAAAATTTAGAAATAGTTGTAACTGACGACGGCGATGACGAGAGTGCGAGTGAAATTTGCAAGAGCTTTAACGACGCAAGGATCAAATTTGTAAAAAACAGCGCTCACAAAAAGAGCCCAAATGGCAACAAAAATAACGGCTTTGATAACGCAACAGGTGAGTTTGTCTGCTTGCTTGACGATGACGACGAGCTTTTACCAGAGGCGATTGCTGAGTGCTATGAAATTTTAAAAAGTGGCGAGTATTCGTGCGTTTTTGCAGACGCGATCTGCGAGAAAGATGGCGTGATGACCGAGGTGATGGCTGGTAGAAGCCCATATAACAAGAGTGGGGCGATGAGCAAGGTGGACTATCACTGCGGGCGGATAAATGGCGAGTACTTTAAGCTTTTTTCGCGTGAATTTATAGATGATTTTAGGTTTGACGAGAGTAGTTTTGGCGGTGAAAATGAGCTTTACATCCGCTTTTTTAAAAAAAATGTCTTTTACCTTAAAAAGCCACTTTACATCTACCGCATCTCAAGAAGCGATAGTGCGACGCTAAATGCCAGCAAGCACGCGTTAAGCGTAGCAAACGCCTATATAAAAACAGCAAATTTACACTACGACATCGCCATAAAAAATGAGCCAAAATTTCTAGCTATGCAGTATAAAAATGCCGCTTACTACGCCAAGATAGCAGGCAAATATGGCCTAATGTTAAGGTGCATCTTTAAAAGTCTTAGTATTAAATTTAGCAAAGAAGCGTTTATTTTCTTACTGCTTTGCCCACTTCCAAGTGGCATTTTACCAGCGCTCTCAAAGCTTAGAGTAAAGATAAAGCAAAGGTTTGGCGTATGA
- a CDS encoding glycosyltransferase family 25 protein, whose protein sequence is MDEIYLISLAKDTKRRELLQQKFSSYDSFKLIDAVDGRELNARKYYKIISPSFKAYGKVLSPAEVGCSLSHVKAYEAFLASEAKFALIFEDDVIGGDEDIKEAFLAASKMAENSVLICGMQDGLEGRFSAFGKKVDTSLSRPLWQVSVHSFSSIYRAGAYVLTKKSAKNLLEIHKRALCTTDVWDYLLGVNDMQMYFCDLFAHPTDLSGSNIEGERLERGYSANLKAYIKTIKFIFFSRLEKLQGYERIFKRG, encoded by the coding sequence ATGGATGAAATTTACCTGATCTCTTTGGCAAAAGATACCAAAAGGCGCGAGCTTTTGCAGCAGAAATTTAGCTCTTATGATAGCTTTAAGCTAATAGACGCAGTTGATGGCAGGGAGCTAAACGCGAGGAAGTACTATAAGATTATTTCGCCATCATTTAAAGCTTACGGCAAGGTTTTAAGCCCAGCGGAGGTTGGCTGTTCGCTCTCACACGTGAAAGCCTATGAGGCGTTTTTGGCAAGTGAAGCCAAATTTGCTCTCATCTTTGAAGATGACGTGATAGGGGGTGATGAGGACATAAAAGAGGCCTTTTTGGCAGCTAGCAAGATGGCTGAAAACAGTGTGCTGATATGTGGCATGCAAGATGGGCTGGAGGGCAGGTTTAGCGCCTTTGGCAAAAAGGTGGATACTAGCCTAAGTAGGCCGCTTTGGCAGGTCTCAGTGCACTCATTTTCAAGCATTTATAGAGCAGGGGCCTATGTACTAACTAAAAAAAGTGCCAAAAATTTGCTTGAAATTCACAAACGTGCACTTTGTACGACCGATGTTTGGGACTATTTGCTTGGCGTTAATGATATGCAGATGTATTTTTGCGACCTTTTTGCGCACCCAACTGATCTTAGCGGCTCAAACATCGAAGGCGAGCGCCTTGAGAGAGGATACAGCGCAAATTTAAAGGCCTATATCAAGACAATTAAATTTATATTTTTCTCACGTCTTGAAAAGCTTCAAGGCTATGAGAGAATTTTTAAAAGGGGCTAA
- a CDS encoding MATE family efflux transporter, translated as MLINLISSIVVFVVSMGINFFLTPFILKSLGNEAFGFVGLSNAIVSYAAVVSVAINSVSGRFVAHAWHKKDLSLANTYYSSVLVVNIFFCAVVVVLSSVFIINLQSFLNVPENLLFDVRMTLVFYFINFCVGLFNGVLTVCAFVTNKLYLLSIRNAISSAILAILIVALFFFFKPFISYIAISALVASLFVFFSTIFMSARITPELKFSLNKFDFSKIKELLSSGIWNSFNALNRILLTGMDLFICNIFVNANATGLLSVAKAAPIILESFVAQLSGIFAPKFVELYSKNLITDLIKEAKFSMKVIAFVMSAPAAFFVVFGLDFYTLWLPFKSADEVKFIYNVSMITLVPIVFISFVFSLFNLDSATNKLRRPAIANTILGVSTIIAQIALLKFSDYGVYGIVIVAAIFYSIRILGFDLINAALNLEVKLTTFYGVYFKNLAVFALCVLAMFTCKDFVSLDNWLKFAIFAVIHAGAAYVLGYFLFFNDFERGIVWRKILKKIKRS; from the coding sequence ATGCTAATCAATCTAATAAGTTCGATCGTCGTTTTTGTCGTATCAATGGGCATAAATTTCTTTCTCACACCATTTATCTTAAAAAGCCTTGGCAACGAGGCATTTGGCTTTGTGGGCCTTAGCAACGCCATCGTAAGCTACGCAGCGGTCGTAAGTGTAGCCATAAACTCGGTCAGCGGGCGCTTTGTCGCTCATGCGTGGCACAAAAAAGATCTAAGCCTTGCAAACACTTACTACTCATCAGTGCTTGTTGTAAATATCTTCTTTTGCGCCGTTGTAGTGGTGCTTAGCTCGGTTTTTATCATAAATTTGCAAAGCTTTTTAAACGTCCCTGAAAATTTGCTCTTTGATGTGAGAATGACCCTTGTTTTTTACTTTATAAATTTCTGCGTTGGCCTATTTAACGGTGTTTTGACGGTTTGCGCCTTTGTGACAAATAAGCTTTATCTACTCTCCATCAGAAATGCCATCTCAAGCGCGATCCTGGCGATCCTTATCGTGGCACTCTTTTTCTTTTTTAAGCCGTTCATTTCATACATCGCCATTTCAGCGCTAGTTGCTAGCCTTTTTGTCTTTTTTAGCACCATTTTTATGTCAGCTCGCATCACGCCAGAGCTAAAATTTAGCCTTAACAAATTTGACTTTTCTAAGATCAAAGAGCTTTTAAGTTCTGGCATTTGGAACAGCTTTAATGCGCTAAATCGCATACTTTTAACAGGTATGGACCTTTTTATCTGCAACATTTTTGTAAATGCAAACGCCACTGGACTTCTTTCTGTCGCCAAGGCCGCCCCTATCATACTTGAGAGCTTTGTGGCACAGCTTAGCGGTATCTTTGCGCCAAAATTTGTCGAGCTGTACTCTAAAAATTTGATCACGGACCTTATAAAAGAGGCTAAATTTTCGATGAAGGTGATCGCCTTTGTGATGAGTGCTCCGGCAGCATTTTTCGTCGTTTTTGGGCTTGATTTTTACACGCTTTGGCTACCTTTTAAAAGCGCAGATGAGGTCAAATTTATCTACAACGTCTCGATGATAACGCTAGTGCCTATCGTCTTTATAAGCTTTGTTTTTTCGCTTTTTAACCTTGATAGCGCGACAAACAAGCTTCGCCGCCCAGCCATTGCCAACACTATCCTTGGTGTTAGCACGATCATAGCGCAGATCGCACTGCTTAAATTTAGTGACTACGGCGTTTATGGTATCGTCATCGTCGCAGCCATTTTTTATAGCATAAGAATTCTTGGCTTCGACCTCATAAATGCTGCTTTAAATTTAGAGGTAAAGCTCACTACGTTTTATGGGGTTTATTTTAAAAATTTAGCCGTTTTTGCGCTCTGTGTGCTTGCGATGTTTACCTGCAAGGACTTTGTGAGCTTAGATAACTGGTTAAAATTTGCTATCTTTGCTGTGATACACGCCGGCGCAGCTTATGTTTTGGGATATTTCTTATTTTTTAATGACTTCGAGAGAGGCATAGTCTGGCGTAAAATTTTAAAAAAAATTAAAAGGTCTTAA
- a CDS encoding ecotin family protein, with amino-acid sequence MRKFLLFIAACVLPFSLLASENAPKTEENIFELPISKMPPDYFKYEVAFFKEIEIDCNFAFLLGGKLEEKEDARGIYYEFSGGDELAQTMMLCKDGKKKRQVYYEFTKILPGVSPIRIIIPKGVSAEIRMYERVKKIEAKKKGKNK; translated from the coding sequence ATGAGAAAATTTTTACTTTTTATCGCAGCTTGCGTGCTTCCGTTTTCACTTTTGGCGAGCGAAAATGCGCCAAAAACCGAGGAAAATATTTTTGAGCTACCTATCTCAAAGATGCCGCCTGATTATTTTAAATACGAAGTCGCATTTTTTAAAGAGATAGAAATCGACTGCAATTTCGCCTTTTTACTCGGTGGGAAGCTTGAAGAAAAAGAGGACGCGCGCGGGATTTATTACGAATTTAGTGGCGGGGATGAGCTAGCGCAAACGATGATGCTATGCAAGGACGGAAAGAAAAAGAGGCAGGTTTATTACGAATTCACTAAAATTTTACCAGGCGTTAGCCCTATTAGAATCATAATTCCAAAAGGTGTAAGTGCGGAAATAAGAATGTATGAACGCGTAAAAAAGATAGAAGCAAAAAAGAAAGGAAAAAATAAATGA
- a CDS encoding glycosyltransferase, with translation MKILFVIAALRNGGAERVLNVLANELSKDNEITIALLEDDFGLYKFSEKINIINLNVTGSGLALKFKKILALRALFKEQRADLIISFIDWTNVACVLANAGLKSKLIATEHHEHSYLKSKIASAMRDFSYKFVDGLSVLSKSDYDYYKFAKNREVIHNPLFIDVPEICEKQNVILSVARLEAVKGYDVYFEALSKVSKSLLDGWEIKIAGSGRQEVQLKQMASNLGLNIKFLGHMSDVTKLYNEAKIFVLSSRSEGLSNVLIESGAFGCARLSSDTVGARELINDGTDGLIFKNGDANDLKDKLEMLLKDENLRQKLAKNASENANLFSKENIIKQWREFIKKVVSK, from the coding sequence GTGAAAATTCTTTTTGTCATCGCCGCACTTAGAAACGGCGGAGCCGAGCGCGTGCTAAACGTGCTAGCAAATGAGCTTAGCAAGGACAATGAGATCACTATCGCCCTGCTTGAAGATGATTTTGGACTTTATAAATTTAGTGAAAAGATAAATATCATAAACCTTAATGTCACTGGCTCAGGGCTCGCTTTAAAATTTAAAAAAATCCTAGCTCTTAGAGCGCTTTTTAAAGAGCAAAGGGCTGATTTGATAATTAGCTTTATCGACTGGACAAACGTCGCTTGCGTACTGGCAAATGCTGGGCTAAAGAGCAAACTAATAGCAACTGAGCATCACGAGCATAGCTACTTAAAAAGTAAAATCGCAAGCGCTATGCGTGACTTTTCGTATAAATTTGTAGATGGCTTAAGCGTGCTAAGCAAAAGCGACTATGACTACTATAAATTTGCCAAAAACCGCGAGGTCATCCACAACCCACTTTTTATTGATGTGCCTGAAATTTGTGAGAAGCAAAATGTCATCCTAAGCGTGGCAAGGCTGGAGGCGGTAAAGGGCTATGATGTCTATTTTGAGGCACTTAGCAAGGTGAGTAAGAGCTTGCTTGATGGCTGGGAGATAAAGATCGCAGGTAGTGGCAGGCAAGAAGTGCAGCTAAAGCAGATGGCGTCAAATTTGGGGCTTAACATCAAATTTTTAGGACATATGAGCGACGTCACAAAGCTTTATAATGAGGCAAAAATTTTTGTTCTTAGCTCACGAAGCGAGGGACTTTCAAACGTGCTAATAGAGTCAGGTGCTTTTGGCTGCGCTAGGTTAAGTAGCGACACTGTGGGCGCAAGAGAGCTTATAAATGACGGCACAGACGGGCTTATCTTTAAAAATGGCGACGCAAATGATTTAAAAGATAAGCTTGAAATGCTTTTAAAAGATGAAAATTTAAGGCAAAAACTAGCAAAAAACGCCAGCGAAAATGCAAATTTATTTAGCAAAGAAAATATCATAAAGCAGTGGAGAGAATTTATAAAAAAGGTTGTTAGCAAGTGA
- a CDS encoding nucleotide sugar dehydrogenase produces the protein MKIAVVGLGYVGLPLAAAFSEKYEVVGFDVNAKRIEELKSGYDRTLELSNEQMKKAIDNGMKFSLNLDDIRSCNFFIVTVPTPIDRNKRPDLTPVVKATESVAKVLKKGDIVVYESTVYPGVTEEICVPLLEKSGLKFNKDFFCGYSPERINPGDKEHTVTKIKKITSGSTPEIADKVDEIYRSIITAGTHKASSIKVAEAAKVIENTQRDINIAFINELAMLFEKLHINTIDVLEAAGTKWNFLNFRPGLVGGHCIGVDPYYLTHKAQEVGYHPEMILAGRRINDDMGRYAADQVIKLMIRKGVLINKARVLVLGMTFKENCPDIRNSRVIDVVDELKDFGCKVDVTDPWADSAEVKHEYGFDLVKEYNLDDYDCIVIAVAHNEFKKLNLKGHLVYDIKNIYPEADARL, from the coding sequence ATGAAAATAGCAGTAGTAGGACTTGGATATGTGGGACTTCCACTTGCAGCAGCTTTTAGCGAAAAGTACGAAGTAGTGGGCTTTGATGTAAATGCAAAACGTATAGAAGAGCTTAAAAGTGGCTATGATAGAACGCTTGAACTTAGTAACGAACAGATGAAAAAAGCGATCGATAATGGCATGAAATTTAGTCTAAATTTAGATGATATTAGAAGTTGTAACTTCTTCATCGTGACCGTTCCAACTCCGATAGATAGGAACAAGCGCCCTGATCTAACTCCAGTCGTAAAAGCGACTGAGAGTGTGGCAAAAGTGCTTAAAAAAGGCGACATCGTTGTCTATGAAAGCACCGTTTATCCAGGCGTTACAGAGGAGATTTGCGTGCCACTTCTTGAAAAAAGTGGGCTTAAATTTAACAAAGATTTCTTCTGCGGCTACTCTCCAGAGCGCATAAACCCAGGTGACAAAGAGCATACTGTAACTAAGATCAAAAAGATCACAAGTGGCTCAACTCCAGAGATCGCTGACAAGGTCGATGAAATTTACCGCTCTATCATTACAGCCGGCACTCACAAAGCTTCAAGCATCAAAGTGGCAGAGGCTGCAAAGGTCATCGAAAACACTCAGCGTGATATAAACATCGCCTTTATAAACGAGCTTGCGATGCTTTTTGAAAAGCTTCATATCAACACCATTGACGTTTTAGAGGCTGCAGGTACTAAGTGGAATTTCTTAAATTTCCGCCCAGGTCTAGTTGGTGGACACTGCATCGGCGTAGATCCATACTACCTAACTCACAAAGCTCAAGAGGTAGGCTATCATCCAGAGATGATCCTAGCAGGTCGCCGTATCAACGATGACATGGGTAGATACGCAGCTGATCAAGTGATAAAACTAATGATAAGAAAAGGCGTGCTTATCAATAAAGCCCGCGTGCTTGTCCTTGGTATGACATTTAAAGAAAACTGCCCTGATATAAGAAATTCTCGCGTTATAGACGTAGTTGATGAGTTAAAAGACTTTGGCTGCAAGGTCGATGTGACCGATCCTTGGGCCGATAGCGCTGAGGTAAAACACGAGTACGGCTTTGATCTAGTGAAAGAGTATAACCTAGATGACTACGACTGCATCGTGATTGCCGTAGCTCACAATGAGTTTAAAAAGCTAAATTTAAAAGGCCATTTAGTTTACGATATAAAAAATATCTACCCAGAGGCTGACGCTAGGCTGTAA
- a CDS encoding STT3 domain-containing protein produces MHKVSVNCKILLIFLAAYLFGFAARMLWVLWAKDMPEFYFNGEFMLTTNDAYYYAEGARDMLAGFHQQNDFSPFNHPISTIVFYICKILPFKIESVMFYMSALLAPLIALPVVLISHEFKALKAGAVAAFMSVILPSYLSRTSPGYFDSDMLNVTFALFIIYFLIRLLNANEQKFIVLPGVFVSLYLWWYQSSYALILSIFFMFLLYTLVFMRDRLQNYQAIFFMFIGIVSSNVFTKDPLIANKILVSNLAVIALFFSLFCKYKNLLSARNLAIFLTLMLAIFIYFGGFDFITSKMDIYVFKGNEILSDKFHFINEHNFISEVKSASPLYFIYFMSGNILILLAAIIGYLLLCFKFRLFLLTLPMLGLGLLSFFSGVRFVMYVTPLVALGFGYFLHFFLNLFDLRNSIKNLSLLVFAVAALAINLDFAYSYRPNTVISRDEAVALDGLKKVAKRDDYVFSWWDYGYAIRYFADVMTLNDPGRQGGENNYFVSLALRKDEAFSARLARVAVTYNDISLEQNIRTIDKILKDYNTSDINTFLSQLKSENFTLPAAKKEVFYYLVPNMIDIAPNIFRYSYIDITTGKRQKENFYHVSVLNGVSEAGIDLGDGYILPTNEQKFIIHNGEKIAVKSFYKVKGTGKDLRIDEKIIDENAKIYVIFLEDYARILLLDENAFNSSFVQLFIFERADERYFEPFVISSGVKIYRLKV; encoded by the coding sequence GTGCACAAAGTAAGCGTAAATTGTAAAATTTTACTTATATTTCTAGCTGCTTATCTGTTTGGATTTGCGGCTAGGATGCTCTGGGTATTGTGGGCAAAGGATATGCCAGAGTTTTACTTTAATGGCGAGTTTATGCTTACGACAAATGACGCATACTATTACGCAGAAGGTGCTAGAGATATGCTGGCTGGCTTTCATCAGCAAAATGACTTTAGCCCCTTTAATCACCCAATCTCAACTATAGTTTTTTATATTTGCAAAATTTTACCTTTTAAGATCGAAAGCGTGATGTTTTATATGAGTGCGCTTTTAGCTCCTCTTATCGCACTTCCAGTTGTTTTGATATCACATGAGTTTAAGGCACTAAAAGCTGGGGCTGTGGCTGCATTTATGAGTGTTATCTTGCCAAGCTATCTTTCAAGGACATCGCCTGGATATTTTGATAGCGACATGTTAAATGTCACATTTGCACTTTTTATCATCTATTTTTTGATCAGGCTTTTGAACGCAAATGAACAAAAATTTATCGTTTTGCCTGGAGTCTTTGTGTCGCTTTATCTTTGGTGGTATCAAAGCTCATATGCACTTATTTTAAGCATTTTCTTTATGTTTTTACTATATACGCTAGTTTTTATGCGAGATAGATTGCAAAATTATCAAGCGATATTTTTTATGTTTATAGGCATCGTAAGCTCAAATGTTTTTACTAAAGATCCACTAATAGCAAATAAAATTTTGGTTTCAAATTTAGCAGTTATTGCTTTATTTTTCTCTCTTTTTTGCAAATATAAAAATTTACTCTCAGCTAGAAATTTAGCCATTTTTCTTACTTTAATGCTAGCTATTTTTATCTATTTTGGTGGTTTTGATTTCATTACTTCAAAAATGGATATTTATGTTTTTAAAGGCAATGAAATTCTTAGCGATAAATTTCACTTTATAAATGAGCATAATTTCATAAGCGAAGTAAAAAGTGCTAGCCCTTTGTATTTTATCTATTTCATGTCAGGAAATATTCTTATATTACTTGCAGCTATTATTGGATACTTACTACTTTGCTTTAAATTTCGTCTATTTTTGCTTACGTTGCCAATGCTTGGACTTGGACTCCTCTCTTTTTTTAGCGGAGTTAGATTTGTTATGTACGTAACACCACTTGTTGCGCTTGGTTTTGGGTATTTTTTGCATTTTTTTTTAAATTTATTTGATCTTAGAAATTCTATTAAAAATTTATCACTTTTGGTTTTTGCCGTAGCCGCTCTTGCTATAAATTTAGATTTTGCTTATTCATATAGGCCAAACACTGTAATTAGCCGTGATGAAGCAGTGGCGCTTGATGGGCTCAAAAAGGTAGCAAAGCGCGATGATTATGTATTTTCATGGTGGGATTACGGATATGCTATAAGATATTTTGCTGATGTTATGACTTTAAACGATCCTGGCAGGCAAGGTGGCGAAAATAATTATTTTGTTAGCCTTGCTTTGAGAAAAGATGAGGCATTTTCGGCTAGACTTGCAAGAGTGGCAGTTACGTATAATGACATCTCGCTTGAGCAAAATATAAGGACAATAGATAAAATTTTAAAAGACTACAACACAAGTGATATAAACACTTTTTTAAGTCAGCTTAAAAGCGAAAATTTCACTCTGCCAGCTGCAAAAAAAGAGGTTTTTTACTATCTTGTGCCTAATATGATTGACATCGCGCCAAATATCTTTAGATATAGCTATATCGATATTACAACTGGTAAAAGGCAAAAAGAGAATTTTTATCATGTTAGTGTATTAAATGGCGTTAGCGAAGCTGGTATCGACCTTGGAGATGGTTATATTTTACCTACAAATGAGCAAAAATTTATCATACATAACGGTGAAAAAATAGCCGTAAAATCATTTTATAAGGTAAAAGGAACCGGAAAAGATTTGCGAATAGATGAAAAAATCATAGATGAAAACGCTAAAATTTATGTCATTTTTTTGGAAGATTATGCGCGGATATTGTTGCTTGATGAAAATGCTTTTAACTCATCTTTTGTGCAGCTTTTTATATTTGAGCGCGCCGATGAGAGATACTTTGAGCCATTTGTCATCTCAAGTGGTGTAAAAATTTACAGGTTAAAAGTCTAA